Proteins encoded by one window of Azospirillum thiophilum:
- a CDS encoding NAD(P)H-dependent oxidoreductase, producing MRIQTILAHPLPQSFAAAVHGTAVSALRASGHEVMETDLYSEGFAPALTVTERASYFSPDYDASAVAELVERLRWSEGLVFCYPHWWFDQPAILKGYIDRVWGPGIAFRHDRDGGRILPLLTGLRTVAVLTSFGSPWWLAELYMRNPARRILKKGVLAACAPQARLRYLAHYDMDRSTDVSRKRFLGRVDGAMRRLA from the coding sequence ATGCGAATTCAAACGATCCTCGCCCATCCCCTGCCGCAGAGCTTCGCCGCCGCCGTCCATGGCACGGCGGTGTCCGCCCTGCGGGCATCCGGCCACGAGGTGATGGAGACCGATCTCTATTCCGAAGGCTTCGCGCCGGCGCTGACCGTCACGGAACGCGCCAGCTATTTTTCGCCGGACTATGACGCCTCGGCCGTCGCCGAACTCGTCGAGCGGCTGCGCTGGTCGGAAGGGCTGGTGTTCTGCTATCCGCATTGGTGGTTCGACCAGCCGGCGATCCTCAAGGGATACATCGACCGCGTGTGGGGACCGGGCATCGCCTTCCGGCATGATCGGGACGGCGGCCGCATCCTGCCGCTGCTGACCGGGCTCCGCACGGTGGCAGTGCTGACCAGCTTCGGATCGCCCTGGTGGCTGGCGGAACTCTACATGCGCAATCCCGCCCGCCGAATCCTGAAGAAGGGCGTGCTGGCCGCCTGCGCACCGCAGGCGAGGCTGCGCTACCTCGCCCACTACGACATGGACCGGTCCACCGATGTCAGCCGGAAGCGGTTCCTCGGCCGGGTGGACGGCGCGATGCGCCGCCTCGCCTGA
- a CDS encoding GH1 family beta-glucosidase, whose translation MRRRTFLKTAFKATAAVAAGTGALAALTRESVQAAPGAVKSVAFPDGFLWGVSTSSYQIEGAVAADGRGPSIWDSFSHSFGRIANGDTGDVACDHYNRYAEDVELMARAGMKAYRFSIAWPRVLPQGTGTVNAKGLDFYDRLTDALLARGIQPWPCLYHWDLPQALQDKGGWTNRDIAGWFTDYALAVTARLGDRAKNWVMLNEPSVVAIFGHGTGGHAPGMTGRDTCLAAIHHQNLAQGTALAALRQAGGKGWQLGTVLSLQPSWPVGGLDSNYPASLMWDAVWNRSCLDPLFKGRFPELLEAEFARIAKPDDLARIKQPVDFLGVNYYSRMHQQPDPQGLFGTGYGSAPEGTRKTGMDWPVEADGLSEFLAELQESYGNPAVYVTENGADYPDSVGPSGRVEDRDRIGYLRDHLLAAAKSIDEGCNLKGYMAWTLLDNFEWAEGYRRHFGLVQVDRQTLARKPKASYDWYASVIRNNAVPLA comes from the coding sequence ATGCGGCGGCGGACTTTCCTGAAGACGGCCTTCAAGGCGACGGCGGCCGTTGCGGCCGGCACCGGCGCATTGGCGGCGCTGACCCGAGAAAGCGTGCAGGCGGCCCCCGGCGCCGTCAAGTCGGTCGCCTTCCCCGACGGGTTCCTGTGGGGTGTCTCCACCTCCAGCTACCAGATCGAGGGCGCGGTGGCGGCGGACGGGCGCGGCCCCAGCATCTGGGACAGCTTCAGCCATTCCTTCGGCCGGATCGCCAACGGCGACACCGGTGACGTCGCCTGCGACCATTACAACCGCTATGCCGAGGATGTGGAGCTGATGGCGCGGGCCGGCATGAAGGCCTACCGCTTCTCCATCGCCTGGCCGCGGGTGCTGCCGCAGGGGACCGGCACGGTCAACGCCAAGGGGCTGGACTTCTACGACCGGCTGACCGACGCGCTGCTGGCCCGCGGCATCCAGCCCTGGCCCTGCCTCTATCACTGGGACCTGCCGCAGGCGTTGCAGGACAAGGGCGGCTGGACCAACCGCGACATCGCCGGCTGGTTCACCGACTATGCCCTGGCGGTGACCGCCCGGCTGGGCGACCGCGCCAAGAACTGGGTCATGCTGAACGAGCCGTCGGTCGTCGCCATCTTCGGCCACGGCACCGGCGGGCATGCGCCGGGGATGACCGGGCGCGACACCTGTCTGGCGGCGATCCACCACCAGAACCTCGCCCAGGGCACGGCGCTGGCGGCGCTGCGGCAGGCCGGCGGCAAGGGCTGGCAACTCGGCACCGTGCTGTCGCTGCAACCGTCCTGGCCGGTCGGCGGACTCGATTCGAACTATCCGGCCTCGCTGATGTGGGACGCGGTGTGGAACCGGTCCTGCCTGGACCCGCTGTTCAAAGGCCGCTTCCCGGAATTGCTGGAGGCCGAGTTCGCCCGCATCGCCAAGCCGGACGACCTCGCGCGGATCAAGCAACCGGTCGATTTCCTCGGCGTCAACTATTACAGCCGCATGCACCAGCAGCCCGACCCGCAGGGGCTGTTCGGCACCGGCTACGGCTCGGCGCCGGAGGGCACGCGCAAGACCGGCATGGACTGGCCGGTCGAGGCCGACGGGCTGAGCGAGTTCCTGGCCGAATTGCAGGAAAGCTACGGCAATCCGGCGGTCTATGTGACGGAGAACGGCGCCGACTATCCCGACAGCGTCGGGCCGTCGGGCCGGGTGGAGGACCGCGACCGCATCGGCTATTTGCGCGACCATCTGCTGGCCGCCGCCAAGTCGATCGACGAGGGCTGCAACCTGAAGGGCTACATGGCCTGGACGCTGCTGGACAATTTCGAATGGGCGGAGGGCTACCGCCGCCATTTCGGGCTGGTCCAGGTCGACCGCCAGACGCTGGCCCGCAAGCCCAAGGCCAGCTACGACTGGTATGCCTCGGTCATCCGCAACAATGCGGTTCCGCTCGCCTGA